The Prochlorococcus marinus XMU1419 nucleotide sequence GGAGCGCATGTAGGTTGTATTAGAAATACATCGCAACCCCTAATAGATTGCTGAATCTGAACATAAAGTTCTCCATCAGCAAATCTTTTAGATATTAAAGGTACATTCTCAATACCCAAATATGATGCAATTTCTTCTGCTAATTTAGGATTTGTTGTTCCACTTACTAACCTTAATCTACTATTAGTAAGATTAAAATTTGGTTCTTTATTCTGCACTGCCGTGATAAAACTAGTCACGAAATTAGCACTATAAAACTATATACTTATCGTAGTCGTTTATGTGAATTTCGCAAAAGATAATGTCTAGATGTTTTCAAAAGTCACATCTTTCTAGCAAAATTGCAAAAAAAGTTTATTAAAAATTAGAATTCACCTCTTGTTTATTAGAAAATTACTCAGAATGGAGATTTGTCATTTAATAAAAATTTGTTTAAGGTTTAATTTAGATAATTGATATTAATTTTAAAGAATCAAAATATAATTAAAAATGCCTATTCAAACAGTACTTACAAAAAAATCATTAGGAATACTCATGCATCCATCATGTATCCCCGGAGGAAAAGTATGTGGAACTTTTGGAAGAGGTGCAAAGGAGTGGATTAAAAAGCTTCATAAGCATGGAATCGAATACTGGCAATTTTTACCTCTTACTCCAACTGATTCTACAGGGTCCCCATATAGTTCACCATCTAGTTTTGCACTAAACCCATGGTTTCTTGACATAGATTATTTAATTGATAATGGTTTTATCTTCATTTCTAATAAAGAAGAATTAGGATTCTCAAGTCAGAAAGATAATCATTTTAATTTTAATAATGCGGATAATTTAACAAAAAAATTAGGCTACCTACTTTTACAAGGTTGGAGCTCCCAATCAGTAGAAAGAAAACTCAATTTTCATAAATGGATTAGTAGAAATTCTTGGGTTGAAGATTATGCAACATTTGTTGTTATAAGAGAAGAATTTAATATGTTACCTTGGTGGCAATGGCCTAAAGAATTTAAAATAAAAAATAAGAATTTTATAAAATCATGGATTAAGGGAAAAAGTGAAAAAATACTTATCAAAAAGTTAATACAGTGGCATTTAGATTCACAATGGAAAGAAATTAAAAACTTTGCAAAATTATATAATGTTAAGTTGATTGGAGATTTGCCCTTTTATGTTTCCAGGGACAGTGTCGACGTATGGAGTAATAAATCCTTATTCTCAATTTTTAAAAATGGAGATTTGATCTTTCAAAGCGGAGTGCCACCTGATTATTTTTCATCGACAGGACAATTATGGGGAACCCCAACTTACTTTTGGTCAAAACACAAAAGGTCTAATTTCGATTGGTGGAGAAAAAGATTTAAAAGGCAATTTGAACTTGTTGACTTGTTGAGATTAGATCATTTCAGGGGTCTGGCAGGTTACTGGAGAGTTAATGGCAATTCTAAAACAGCAATTAATGGCAAATGGATAAATTCTCCAGGGAGAACATTATTAAATAAACTTAAAAATGATTTAGGTACTGACTGTCTACCAATTATTGCTGAGGATCTTGGAGTAATAACACCTGATGTTGAAAAATTAAGAAAATATTTTGAACTACCTGGCATGAAAATATTACAATTCGCTTTTGATGGGAACGAAGATAACCCATATTTACCCAAGAATATTGAAGGAGAAAATTGGGTTATTTATACAGGTACTCATGACAACGCAACTTCCATTTCATGGTGGGAATGTCTAGAGAAAAACTCCAAAAAACGAATAAAAGATGAGTATAAATTCTCAGAAGATCCTTCATGGAGTTTAATAGAAATAGGCATGAATACAAATGCTAATCTCTTTATCGCACCAATACAAGATATATTATCTTTAGATGATTCAAGTAGATTAAATATACCTGGCACTACAAAAAACAACTGGAAATGGAAGTTAAATCGGCCCTTAGGAGAAATAGAAGACAATCTTAGGAAATTTAGTGATCTAGGAAATAGTTCTGGGAGAACTACAAAATAGGGACTTTTTAAATTTTATTTTTCAATGATTTTGTTTTCAATATTTTGAATCTCTATTACATTTACGTTCAAAATAAAATATCTCTTCAATATAAACACAGTAAGAATTAATATAAAAAAATACAAAAGGGTTCCCTGCCAAGTATTTATTAGATCGAATTTGTTGATAATAAAATTATTATTTTCTTTCTTAGAAGTTTCTACTTCTCTAGTTGCTAATTTTTCTAATGTATTTTTTTTTAATCCTAAGCAATCCTCTAATTTAAATAATATTGATCTTATAAATGGATACTTTGGTCTAGTATTTTTATAATTATTTTCAATAGAAATTATCGTCTGTTCAGGAATTTTTGAAATACATGACAGTTCTTGAATTGATATATTTTTTTGAATTCTAGTTTCTTTTACTAATCTTGCGATTTCTCCATACTGGTCAACTAATGCATGATTTACTTCATTATTAATTACTGATTTTTTTTTAAATGAAAAAAGAATTTTAAAAATATTCATTCCATAACTCCAATTTCATTAATTATTTGATTACTCAATTTCAAAAGTAATTACTATATAAATTTTAATCATTTTAGATTTATAAGTAAAATTATTAGAAGTAAAAATAAAAACTAAGCTGGAGAAATAATATTTTGAACTGCACTTTTTGCAATATTCAAAGGACTAAATGTATCTCTAATTAAACTTAAAAGTTTTTTTGCATCAGTTAATTCTAATTTATCATCTTTTATAAGGCTTAAAAGAAGATTCTTCCGAACTTCAGATCCTTTATTACTGACAATTAGCTTTAATCCGGCATTCGCAACCGGTATAAGGTCTGAATTAATATTTTCAGAATCTTTAAATAAGATATTTAATAAACTTTCTACTTTTTCTATTTGAATTCTACCTTTTTTATCAAAAACGACTTCCAAAAGAATTTCTAAAATCTCCTCAGAATTATCTGTAAGTAATTTTTTAGCTATATAAGGATATGCGATTTTTAAAATTTTAAATTCAGGATCTAGTCTTAGTGCTAAACCCTCTTGACTAACAACTGCTCTTATTATTAATGCAAACCTACTAGGCACTCTAAATGGATATGAATACATTAGTTTTGAGAATTTATCAGTTACATTTTTAAGATTAAAATTTCCGACTTCAGCGCCAAAAGATCCACCTAAAACTTCTTTTAATGGTTCAACAAGTTTTTGAAGATCTTGTTCTTTAGTTAAAAAACCTAATTTTTGAAAATCTTTTGCGAGAAGATAATATTCTTCATTTATTATGTGAACAATAGCCTTAATGAGTGTGAGTCTATCTGAATTTGTAATTGTATCCATCATTCCAAAATCTACATAGGCTAAATTTCCATAATTTGCATTTCCACCTTTAAGTGCAAACATATTCCCAGGGTGTGGGTCAGCATGAAAATATCCATATTCAAATAGTTGCTGAAGACCACTGATAACACAAGTTTTCACAAAAGAGGAAGGTATTAAGTTATTTTCCTCCAATAGAGCACTATCTTTTAACTTGACTCCATCAATCCAAGAGGTCGTGATAATTCTCTTTGATGAAAACTGTTTTTCCAATTTAGGTATAAAAACATATGGGTTATTTTTGAATAAATTTGCAAACTTTAAAGCATTTTCACCTTCTTTTTCATAGTCAATTTCATCAAAAAGCGCCTTGCCGAATTCATCAATTATCTCTCCAATTCCAACACCAATATTTAGTGGTAGAAATGGTGACAAAAAAGTTGCTAAAAACCTCAATATCACAACATCTCTTCTTATGAGAAAGTACAAATTTGGCCTTTGTACTTTTACGGCTACATAGGTATTGTTTTTTGTTTTTGTTTTGTAAACCTGACCTAAGCTTGCTGAGGCAATAGGTCTCTCAGGGAAATCATCAAATAATTCATTAGGTGGCGATCCAAGTTCCTCTTCTATAATTTTTAACGCAATTTTGTGATCAAATGCGGGGAGATTATCCTGTAAATTAGTAAGTTCTGTCAGCCAGTCTTGTCTAACAAGATCCGGTCTAGTTGAAAGTGCTTGACCCAATTTTATAAAACAAGGTCCTAAATCTGTTATTACGTCAAAAAGATATTTTGAGAGATTTTTTTGTACATTTTTATTTTTACTGTTACCTTGAAAAAGTATTCTTAAAAAAAGAAAAATAAAAGTTAATAAGATATATAAAACTCTTGGGATAAAAATCCATGGTCTTAAAATCAACCATATTAAGTCACCTTTTGCTGAGTATTGAGAATAAGACCTTGTCATTAAAGTTAAAAAATATTGAAGAAGGATCCTTAACTAAATCATTCTATATATGTAAATAATACTTTATGAGCATTTCTTCATTTCTAACTAAAAAGTTTTTAAAGTCACTTTTCTTTCCCTCTCATAACAGAGGGGCAGCTTTACCCAAGAAATTAGTGAAATTATTAAAAAAACAACCTGGTTATTGGGACTTACCGGAACTCCCGGAGATAGGCTCACCTTTATCCCAAAGCGGATTAATTGCAAAAACTCAAAGAGAATTTTCCGAGAGATTTGGGGCCAAAGGTTGTTTTTTTGGAGTCAATGGAGCCTCTGGATTAATACAATCAGCTGTAATGGCTATGGCAAATCCAGGAGAAACTATCCTGATGCCTAGAAATGTCCATATAAGTGTTATAAAAATCTGTGCGATGCAGAATATACAACCAATATTCTTTGACCTAGATTTTTCATCAGAAAATGGTCATTACAAACCAATCACAAAAAACTGGATGAAAAATGTTTTTAAAAAAATAAATCTATATGAGAAAAAAATTGTAGGTGTAATTCTTGTAAGTCCCTCTTATCATGGTTACGCGGGAGATTTAGGGCCTTTAATAGATCTTTGTCATAAAAAAAATTTACCTGTTTTGGTTGATGAAGCCCATGGTTCTTATTTCCTTTTTTGTGAAAGCCCTAACCTACCAAAATCCGCTTTAATATCAAATGCTGATTTAGTCGTTCACTCATTACATAAGTCCTTAAATGGTTTGACTCAAACGGCTGCACTCTGGTACAAAGGGAATCTAGTAAATGAGCAAAAATTAATCAAGAGTATCAATTTATTGCAAACTACAAGTCCAAGTTCCTTATTACTTTCTTCTTGTGAAGAATCTATTAAAGACTGGCTTAATAAAAAAAGTTTATCAAAATATCAAAAAAGAATTTTAGAGGCAAAAAGTATCTTCAAAAAATTAATCCAAAAGAATATTCCTCTCATAGAAACTCAAGACCCATTAAAAATAGTATTGAACACCTCTAAGGTTGGAATTGATGGTTTTACTGCTGATAAATTTTTTTATAAAAATGGTCTTATTGCTGAATTGCCAGAAATGATGACTCTAACTTTTTGCTTAGGGTTTGCGAATCAAAAAGATTTTCTTAATTTATTTGTAAAGTTGTGGAATAAATTACTATTAAATTCAAAAAAATCAGACACTCTTAAAGTACTACAACCACCCTTTAATTTAGTTGAAGCACCTGAAATTGAAATTGGCGTTGCTTGGAGAAGTGAGACTCTCAGTATTCCTTTTTCGCAATCATTAAATAAAATATCTGGAGATATTATTTGCCCTTATCCTCCTGGGATACCTCTAGTAGTTCCTGGAGAAAAAATTGATATCCATAGATTTAATTGGATAAATAATCAAAGTTTATGCAACAAAGATCTGTTAAATTTTAATATAAGAGTCATAAAAACATAGAAATTTGATATGAGATTGAGAAGCGGGTTACTTATAGGAATATTTGGTTTAATTGTTGTTTTGTTAGGGGGATGGTTTTTTACGTTGGCAACAGCCTTACTTACTTATTTAGCATTATTAGAATTTTTTAGGATGGCTGAATTTAAAGGAATAAAACCAGCTACTAAAACCACATTATTTTCATCTTTCGTTATTATCATTTCTACTTATCTTGAGACTATTGGCTTGATTGAAGGGGAAATTTCAAATTCAATTTTACCTATCTGTTCAGTTGGAATATGCACTTGGTTACTTTTACAACCAAAACCTGGAACAATTTCAGATATTGCTGCCTCTATTTTTGGTTTATTCTATTTAGGTTTTTTGCCTAGTTATTGGATTAAGTTAAGGGGATTAGATTCAGTAATAATAAATTCTAATCAAAGTTTTATTTCGTTTGAAAACTTATCAAATACTACCGGTATGCATTTAACTTTAACTTCTTGTTTTTTAATTGTAGCTAGTGATATTGGTTCTTATTTTATTGGAAAGTCATTTGGCAAAACATCTCTTTCTCCAATATCTCCGAGCAAAACCATAGAAGGTTTAATTGGGGGAATATCCTGTTCAATTTTATTAGCAATATTTTTCGCATTTTTACTTAATTGGGAAAATCCATTATTAGTTGGAATCTTATACGGAATTTCCATTTCTCTTATGGCATTAGTTGGAGATTTAATTGAATCAATGATGAAGAGAGATGCAAAAATAAAAGACTCTGGAACTTTCTTGCCAGGACATGGAGGCGTTCTTGACAGAATTGATAGCTACATTTTTACTCCATCTGTTTTGTATTACATTTTTATAATTCTCAAGTATCTAAATTAATTATGAAATTTTTTATTCCAAAAAATAATCTTGAATAATTTTACTAGATAATAATGGTAAATCGACATGAGGTAGATGACCACAATTTTGCAACCCTATAAAATTTAATTTATCAATTTTTTTTATATTTTTAATCTCTTTTTTTCCAAGAATGCGATCATTTTCTCCACATACTGCTTTGATTGGGATATTTTGAATATATTTGTGTGTTCCAGCGAACCCTCCACTTTTTGCAAATGATGCAAGTGAATTCCTCCATCCTTTACAACCTAAATGAATTGAAGCAATTTGCTCTTCCATTTCACCAACACATTCATCTGGGAAAGCAAATGCTTGTCTACAGAGACTTTTTCTGACCTGCTGCAATCCTAAAAATGAGGCCCCTATTTGGTTAAAAGGGAAAGGTATACTCTTAGGTTCTCCAAACAATCCTGCGGGAGATAAAAGGACAATTTTATCAACAGAATCAGGGATTTCAAAAGAAAGTTTTAAAGCTGTTGAGCCTCCCATAGAGGCACCAATAATTTTTAGATTCTTTGTTATTTGTAAGGTCTTAATGAGATCAATTAAAAATGAAATTATCTTATTAGGATTGTATGAATTTGTTGCACACCTAGGGCTAAAACCAAATCCTAATAAATCAGGAATTATAACTTGAAAATTTCTTTTTAATGATTGATATATTCTCCTAAACTCCAAAAAACTACTGTCAAAGCCATGGAGGAGAAGTATAGGTTGACCTTTTCCTCCAATAACCACAGGGAATTTCAAAGAGTTCCAGTTCTCATTGAGTTTGATCCATTGCACATCGTTTGCCAAATAGAGGCCTAAAGGGTCTAATAGGGAATTTTTGGCACTCTCAAAAAAATCAACATTTAAATCACTAAGTTGTTCGAAATGGGATTTAGTCAAAAATGATTAAATTTTAATTTTTTGTTGTTCAAAATTTGCAATGACCTCTACTATGTCCTGTTTATGAATCTCAAAAGGCAAAAAGTGTATCTCAGATTTATCTCGACAAGTAAAATCAGCAATTTTCTCTAAATTATTATCTTCAAAAACATTTATTCCAAGTTGTGCAATAGTAGTTGGCAAATTCAATTGTTTCATAAGTAACAACAATTGTTTAGTTGATTGATCAGCTAATTTATTATTATTTTTAATTTCTTCTAGTCTTAATTGTAATAGTAAGCCAACCCCAACAATTTCACCATGTAAGAATTTGTTTGGAGTAATTATCTGAGTAATTGCATTATGAATAGCATGTGCAGCAGCAGTCCTACACTTTTCTCCTCCAATACCGCCTACTAATCCTGCCGTAAGTCCACAAGCGTCTACAGTATTTCGCCAAGAAGGATTGTTTACGAATTCACCCTTAAAAGCTTTTTCTCCATTAATTAATAGTTGATCTCTTAAAACTCTTGATATTTGAATAGCTTGTTGAACAAGACCATCATCTATTGTCGAACTTGTTATTGAAGATTCATACCATTTTGCCAAAGCATCTGCTATGCCACTCGCAAGTGTTCTTGATGGAGCTGTTTGAATAAATTCATGATCATATACTAAGATTTTTGGACAAGAACTCAATGCAACATCCTTTATGAATTGACCATTTTTTGTATAAATATTAGATAAAGCAGTCCAACCTGCACAAGTAGAGGCACTAAGAGGAACTGTAATACAAGGGATATTAAGACAATCAGCAATATATTTTCCAGTATCAAGAACTTTGCCACCTCCAGCTGCGATAACAGAATCATGATTATTGTTTAAAATCAAGTTCTTAATTCTTGAAATATCTTCATAACAACAATCAAAATATAAATTAGCAGAGCAAGGATTGAGGTTTTTATTTTTTAGATCTCTAATAATTTTATTTCTCAGTTTAAGGGTATGACTGCTTCTACCTAAAATTAATGGAATTTTAGTTAATTTAGAAATTTGAGGTAAAGCTTTTTCCCAAGCGCTATCCCCCCTGTATATAGTTTCTGGAGAGATTAACTGCATATTTAATTAATTATTAGAAGTTAGCACTCGCTAACTCTTGAGGAGATTCTTCAGAAGTGATGTTAATTGTAACTTTTTTATTATCATCAATATCAACTATAGCCTTATCTCCATCTTTTATTCTCCCTGAAAGAACTTCTTCCGCCAAGCTATCCTCTAGTAATCTCATAACTGCTCTTCTCAAGGGTCGTGCTCCATAAGAAGGATTGTAGCCTTCTTCAACAAGTCTTTCTTTAAAAGCATCAGTTACACTTAATTTGATACCTTTATCTTTTAATCGAGCAAAAACTTCTTTCAACATTATTTCAGCAATTTCTTTAACTTCGTTTTTAGTTAGTTGCCTGAATACAATTATTTCATCTAATCTATTTAAGAATTCAGGTCTGAAATATTGCTTTAGTTCTTCATTAACTAAAGATCTTATTCTATTGTATTGACTATCTTCAACAGAGTCGCCAGAAAACTCAAATCCTAAACCTCCGCCGCCTTTCTCAATAACTTTAGAACCAATATTAGAGGTCATAATTAGCAGAGTATTTTTAAAATCTACTGTCCTGCCTTTGGAATCAGTTAATCTACCATCTTCTAGAAGCTGCAACAATAAATTAAAAACATCAGGATGAGCCTTTTCGACTTCATCAAATAGAACAACTGTATATGGCCTTCTTCTCACAGCTTCAGTAAGCTGACCTCCTTCATTAAAACCAACATAACCTGGCGGGGAACCGATAAGTTTACTGACTGTATGTCTTTCCATAAATTCTGACATATCTAATCTAATCATCGCTTCTTCACTCCCGAAAAAATATGAAGCTAATGATTTAGTTAATTCAGTTTTTCCTACACCAGTAGGTCCAGAAAAAATAAAGCTTGCAATTGGCCTATTGGGATTTTTCAGACCAACTCTTGCTCTTCTGATAGCTCTAGAAACAGCCTTAACAGCTTCATCTTGTCCAATCAACCTTTGGTGAAGCGTTTCTTCCATATTAAGAAGTTTCACTGATTCCGTTTCGGTTAATTTTTGAACTGGAACACCGGTCCACGATGCAACAATATGTGCTACATCCTCTTCGCTAACAAGTGGGTTTTGAATTGGTTTCGAGTCATTTTTAACTGAGTTAGTGTCAATATTAGATTCGTCATCAGCTGTGGAGTCTTTTTTGTTTTCGAGTACCTCCTTAATTTTTGCAGACAATTCCATTTCTTTTTCTCTTAATTGGCCTGCTTGATCAAAATTTTGATCTCTAACAGATTCTTCCTTTTGTTTTTGAATTTGCCTAAGTTCTTTGTCAATCTGTTTAGCTTCAGGTGGGAGTTTTGAATTTATTAAACGAACCCTACTTCCAGCCTCATCTATTAGGTCAATTGCCTTATCAGGTAAAAATCTATCCGATATATATCTATCACCTAAATGTGCTGCGGCTTCTAAAGCATCATCAGTAATTTTTAAACGATGATGTTGTTCATAACGCTCTCTAAGACCTTTTAAGATTTCGATTGTATCTTCAATAGATGGTTCTCCAACCATGACAGGTTGGAATCTTCTTTCTAATGCTGCATCTCTTTCAATATGTTTTCTATATTCGTCGAGTGTTGTTGCACCGATACATTGAAGTTCTCCTCTTGCTAGTGCCGGTTTCAAAATATTTGCAGCGTCGATAGCCCCCTCAGCAGCGCCAGCGCCAATTAAAGTATGGACTTCGTCAATAACAAGGATTACGTTGCCTGCAGATTTAATTTCTTCCATGATTTTCTTTAATCTTTCCTCAAATTCACCTCTATATTTTGTACCAGCGACCAAAAGACCTATATCAAGGGTTAAAACTCTTTTGTCTTCGAGTATGTCGGGTATATTTCCTAACTGTATTCTTTGAGCTAAGCCTTCTGCAATAGCTGTTTTACCTACACCAGGTTCTCCAATAAGAACAGGATTATTTTTAGTTCTCCTCCCTAATATTTGAACTACACGGTCAATTTCTGAATGACGTCCGACAACAGGATCAAGTTTTGATTCACTTGCAAGTTTTGTTAAGTTTGTTCCAAATTCATCAAGGGTAGCTGTTTTTAAATTACTTTTACTTGAATTAGCTCCTGAACCTACTTCAGCAGTTTCACCAAGCATCCTTATAACTTGAGTTCTTACTTTTGTAAGATCAATACTTAGATTCTCTAGGACTCTTGCAGCTACCCCCTCACCTTCTCTTATTAGACCTAAAAGTAAATGTTCTGTTCCAATATAATTATGTCCTAATTGACGGGCTTCTTCCAGAGAGAGTTCAAGAACTCTTTTCGCCCTTGGAGTAAAAGGTATTTCTACAGCAACAAAACCAGAACCTCTTCCAATTATCTTTTCAACTTCTATTCTTGAGTCTTTTAAATTAACCCCAAGCGATTTGAGGACCTTTGCTGCTACGCCTGTTCCTTCACCAATTAAACCTAATAAAATTTGCTCTGTTCCGACAAAATTATGACCAAGTCTTCTAGCTTCCTCTTGGGCAAGCATAATGACTTTTATTGCCTTTTCTGTAAACCTTTCAAACATTGCAAGATTAAATCCTATTAATAACCTACCAGTAATATGTCAATTTTGTGTTCAGAATGAGCTTTTGTGAATACCCAAAAGTAATTTTTATCATGTTTGAAATTAACTTTTTCAGTGATATAGCAATAAATTATAGTAATTCAAAGCATTCTGGTAATCCGAACAATTAATTTTTTTGTTATTTTCTTATTAATTTTTTTTCTTTTAAAAGAGCATCAGATCCATCCTTATAATAATTTCTCCTAACTCCCACAGTAAAAAAATTAAAGCGAAAATAAAATTTTTCAGCGATAACATTTTTCTGCGAAACTTCCAGAAGTAATTTATTGATATTTAATTTTTCACACTTTTTAATTATGTGATTCATAAGTAAAGATCCATACCCTTTTTTTCTGAATTTCTGATTTACTACGAAATAATTTATTTGTGCTTCATCAACAACGACATGAAAAACGCATAATCCTATTATTAAATTTGAAACTAATAATCCAAAGACATTTATCCCTTCTTTTTTGAATTCTTTAGCCCATTGCTTTTTACTCCATAAGGAAATAGTATTTGAATCCAATTCATAACATAAATCAATATCTTTCTCACTTATTTGTCTAATTGATATCATCTTATAATAAATTAAATATATCGAAAAGTTTGAATTTTAAGTCATTATAAAAAATGGCAGTTTAAGCATAACACTACTCAGAATACTCACATGGAAGAAAAAAAATCCTTTTTAAAAGAGAAGATTGACATCAATAGTCCTAATAAAAATATCGTTCCAATCTCTACATCTATAGGAAGCGACGGGAAATTATCAATTGGTGGATGTTCTATTGAAGAATTAGTGAAGAGATATGATTCTCCACTTTACATCTTAGATGAAATCACCTTAAGAAAGTCTTGTAGAGCCTACAAAAAAGCATTAGAAAAATATTACCCAGGAAAATCATTGCCAATATACGCCTCCAAAGCAAATAGCTCTATCTTCATGAGTAATCTTGTTGCCTCAGAAGGGTTTGGACTTGATGCGGTTTCAGAAGGTGAATTATTAACTGCTCTCAAAGGTGGAGTCCCAAATAAACATATTGTTTTTCATGGGAATAATAAATCAGACAAAGAAATAGAATTTGCAGTTAAAAATAATATTAAAGTGATTGTGGATAATGATTATGACTTAGAAAGATTAGAGGAACTATCAAATTCATTTGATCAAGACCTAGAAATAATGATTCGCTTTACTCCTGGAATAGAATGCCATACACATGAATACATAAGAACAGGATCATTTGATAGCAAATTTGGTTTTGGAATTGAATATTTAAATAATTTATTCGCCAGGATCAGTAATATAAAACATCTTAAATTAAAAGGAATACATGCACATATTGGTTCCCAAATTTTTGAACTAGATCCTCACAAGGATCTCGGCGAGATAATGGTAAATGTCATTTTAGAAGCTAAAAAGTTTGGTCATGATATTGAAGAATTAAATGTAGGCGGAGGTTTAGGCATAAAATATACAGAAAATGACGACCCTCCTTCAA carries:
- a CDS encoding iron-containing alcohol dehydrogenase; the encoded protein is MQLISPETIYRGDSAWEKALPQISKLTKIPLILGRSSHTLKLRNKIIRDLKNKNLNPCSANLYFDCCYEDISRIKNLILNNNHDSVIAAGGGKVLDTGKYIADCLNIPCITVPLSASTCAGWTALSNIYTKNGQFIKDVALSSCPKILVYDHEFIQTAPSRTLASGIADALAKWYESSITSSTIDDGLVQQAIQISRVLRDQLLINGEKAFKGEFVNNPSWRNTVDACGLTAGLVGGIGGEKCRTAAAHAIHNAITQIITPNKFLHGEIVGVGLLLQLRLEEIKNNNKLADQSTKQLLLLMKQLNLPTTIAQLGINVFEDNNLEKIADFTCRDKSEIHFLPFEIHKQDIVEVIANFEQQKIKI
- a CDS encoding helix-turn-helix domain-containing protein, translating into MNIFKILFSFKKKSVINNEVNHALVDQYGEIARLVKETRIQKNISIQELSCISKIPEQTIISIENNYKNTRPKYPFIRSILFKLEDCLGLKKNTLEKLATREVETSKKENNNFIINKFDLINTWQGTLLYFFILILTVFILKRYFILNVNVIEIQNIENKIIEK
- a CDS encoding aminotransferase class I/II-fold pyridoxal phosphate-dependent enzyme; its protein translation is MSISSFLTKKFLKSLFFPSHNRGAALPKKLVKLLKKQPGYWDLPELPEIGSPLSQSGLIAKTQREFSERFGAKGCFFGVNGASGLIQSAVMAMANPGETILMPRNVHISVIKICAMQNIQPIFFDLDFSSENGHYKPITKNWMKNVFKKINLYEKKIVGVILVSPSYHGYAGDLGPLIDLCHKKNLPVLVDEAHGSYFLFCESPNLPKSALISNADLVVHSLHKSLNGLTQTAALWYKGNLVNEQKLIKSINLLQTTSPSSLLLSSCEESIKDWLNKKSLSKYQKRILEAKSIFKKLIQKNIPLIETQDPLKIVLNTSKVGIDGFTADKFFYKNGLIAELPEMMTLTFCLGFANQKDFLNLFVKLWNKLLLNSKKSDTLKVLQPPFNLVEAPEIEIGVAWRSETLSIPFSQSLNKISGDIICPYPPGIPLVVPGEKIDIHRFNWINNQSLCNKDLLNFNIRVIKT
- a CDS encoding alpha/beta fold hydrolase, with protein sequence MTKSHFEQLSDLNVDFFESAKNSLLDPLGLYLANDVQWIKLNENWNSLKFPVVIGGKGQPILLLHGFDSSFLEFRRIYQSLKRNFQVIIPDLLGFGFSPRCATNSYNPNKIISFLIDLIKTLQITKNLKIIGASMGGSTALKLSFEIPDSVDKIVLLSPAGLFGEPKSIPFPFNQIGASFLGLQQVRKSLCRQAFAFPDECVGEMEEQIASIHLGCKGWRNSLASFAKSGGFAGTHKYIQNIPIKAVCGENDRILGKKEIKNIKKIDKLNFIGLQNCGHLPHVDLPLLSSKIIQDYFLE
- a CDS encoding ABC1 kinase family protein; the protein is MTRSYSQYSAKGDLIWLILRPWIFIPRVLYILLTFIFLFLRILFQGNSKNKNVQKNLSKYLFDVITDLGPCFIKLGQALSTRPDLVRQDWLTELTNLQDNLPAFDHKIALKIIEEELGSPPNELFDDFPERPIASASLGQVYKTKTKNNTYVAVKVQRPNLYFLIRRDVVILRFLATFLSPFLPLNIGVGIGEIIDEFGKALFDEIDYEKEGENALKFANLFKNNPYVFIPKLEKQFSSKRIITTSWIDGVKLKDSALLEENNLIPSSFVKTCVISGLQQLFEYGYFHADPHPGNMFALKGGNANYGNLAYVDFGMMDTITNSDRLTLIKAIVHIINEEYYLLAKDFQKLGFLTKEQDLQKLVEPLKEVLGGSFGAEVGNFNLKNVTDKFSKLMYSYPFRVPSRFALIIRAVVSQEGLALRLDPEFKILKIAYPYIAKKLLTDNSEEILEILLEVVFDKKGRIQIEKVESLLNILFKDSENINSDLIPVANAGLKLIVSNKGSEVRKNLLLSLIKDDKLELTDAKKLLSLIRDTFSPLNIAKSAVQNIISPA
- the malQ gene encoding 4-alpha-glucanotransferase; translated protein: MPIQTVLTKKSLGILMHPSCIPGGKVCGTFGRGAKEWIKKLHKHGIEYWQFLPLTPTDSTGSPYSSPSSFALNPWFLDIDYLIDNGFIFISNKEELGFSSQKDNHFNFNNADNLTKKLGYLLLQGWSSQSVERKLNFHKWISRNSWVEDYATFVVIREEFNMLPWWQWPKEFKIKNKNFIKSWIKGKSEKILIKKLIQWHLDSQWKEIKNFAKLYNVKLIGDLPFYVSRDSVDVWSNKSLFSIFKNGDLIFQSGVPPDYFSSTGQLWGTPTYFWSKHKRSNFDWWRKRFKRQFELVDLLRLDHFRGLAGYWRVNGNSKTAINGKWINSPGRTLLNKLKNDLGTDCLPIIAEDLGVITPDVEKLRKYFELPGMKILQFAFDGNEDNPYLPKNIEGENWVIYTGTHDNATSISWWECLEKNSKKRIKDEYKFSEDPSWSLIEIGMNTNANLFIAPIQDILSLDDSSRLNIPGTTKNNWKWKLNRPLGEIEDNLRKFSDLGNSSGRTTK
- a CDS encoding phosphatidate cytidylyltransferase, which codes for MRLRSGLLIGIFGLIVVLLGGWFFTLATALLTYLALLEFFRMAEFKGIKPATKTTLFSSFVIIISTYLETIGLIEGEISNSILPICSVGICTWLLLQPKPGTISDIAASIFGLFYLGFLPSYWIKLRGLDSVIINSNQSFISFENLSNTTGMHLTLTSCFLIVASDIGSYFIGKSFGKTSLSPISPSKTIEGLIGGISCSILLAIFFAFLLNWENPLLVGILYGISISLMALVGDLIESMMKRDAKIKDSGTFLPGHGGVLDRIDSYIFTPSVLYYIFIILKYLN